The genomic window ACCCGATCAAGCTAAAAAACCTCGTCGGCGCTGAATGGATGCATCCCGCCGCCGAAAAGATCATCGCAGAGCAGGCTGCTGTCCCGTGCGGGTTTGTTGGGCCTGTGGGCTTAAAGATGAAAATAGTTGCCGATCGGGAAGTGGAGGTTCTCCACAATTTTGTGACCGGCGCCAATAAAATGGACACCCATTTTACCGGGGTTCAGATGGGTCGAGACTTTAAAACCGAAAAAATCGCTGATATCCGTCAAGTGATTGAGGGCGAACCGTGTCCCCGATGCGCCTCCGGAACCTACAAGGTAAAACGCGGGATTGAAGTGGGCCACATATTCATTTTGGGGACCAAATACAGCAAAGCCATGAACGCCGTCTTTCTGGACCATAATGGAAAAGAAAATCAAATAGTTATGGGATGCTACGGGGTGGGTGTCGGGCGCACGGCCGCCGCCGCCATCGAACAAAATCATGATGACAACGGAATTATCTGGCCTGTCGCCATCTCTCCCTTCGCCGTCCATATCATCCCGACCAATTATTCCGTTGACGCTATCAAAAATGCCTGTGATTCCGCCTACAAAGCCCTATTAGATCAAAATTTGGAGGTTTTACTGGATGACCGACCCGACCGGTTGGGGGTCAAGCTGAAAGATGCCGATCTTCTGGGCATTCCCCTGCAAATGATTATCGGCCCTAAAAACCTGGAAGCCGGAAAAGTTGAGATTAAAATAAGAAAAACCAGTGAATCTGAGCTGTATGAGTTTCCAGAGGTATTGGAAAAAATTCCTGAAATCCTTAAGAGCCTTTCTTCCTGACAACTTCCCCCGCTCGAAACTTTCTCTTGCAACCCGGTACCTCTTTTAGTAGAATCTACTTGAAATTTAGAGCTCGTGCGCGGAATGCGGGTTTATATCCCCGCATTTTTTTTTGCCATCGGCAGGCGGATAATTGGTTAAATCACCGGATCACCACCCGATTTAGATAAAAATAGCATTCATCCAATCAACGACCCAGCCGCAAGTGGACGGAAAATCCGACAAGGATTTTCGTTTAAAAGCCGTACAAGCTACAGGGAATAAAACCCACTGGCGGGATTTAATTTTTGAACATGCCCAAAGCCTCGATCACCGAATCGATTATAGAGATCATTGAACCTGTCATTCGGGAAGAGTCCCTGGAGCTGGTGGATGTTGAATACAAAAAAACAGGAAAAATCTGGACGTTGCGGGTCTTTATAGATAAAGACCAGGGGATCACTGTCGACGACTGTACAAAAATCAGCCGTCACATTGAAGACACGATAGAAATTGATGAACTCATTGCAAATCCATTTGTATTAGAAGTTTCCTCCCCCGGTCTGGATCGGCCTTTGAAAAAGGAAAAAGATTTTTTAAGGTATCGGGATAAACCGGCGGAAA from Nitrospinota bacterium includes these protein-coding regions:
- a CDS encoding ribosome maturation factor RimP, with product MPKASITESIIEIIEPVIREESLELVDVEYKKTGKIWTLRVFIDKDQGITVDDCTKISRHIEDTIEIDELIANPFVLEVSSPGLDRPLKKEKDFLRYRDKPAEIKTFSLIENRKSFKGIIQDCKEKVLYLNEDGASIKIPLDTIAKAKLIIEF